Proteins encoded together in one Bacteroides ovatus window:
- a CDS encoding fimbrial protein, with translation MRKKLLHIIYLASTILLFSCSREADVAYELPAHTTRAQLSIDLVNNGDVEQQEKINSMRFIVFGSTPGGVRLDVNEHILLSTPETATDIDAQLLEVTSSNDILVVVIANEPQSLTSQLDGIANLLTLQEMIYDISSILNSDGQIISATGMPMTGVIRDISIAPDETKTVQMVIERAVARVDVFIEAIDGGAVTGYTAGSTSVTLHNFSHDSYFVMGNVGNGTRDNADSSKNYGKVKEDVSESNLLTHSWTAATTETWAYSSAPGAENRKLLCSFYTAERLFKSDYSDRLSISMANVLKGPSDVTGITGKVIESVTKVDGTGSPTAQPFTEIRRNNVYQVTARVGKIGIQILTISVEDWGERQDIDLDMDL, from the coding sequence ATGAGAAAAAAGCTATTACATATCATTTATCTGGCATCCACCATCCTTTTGTTCTCATGTAGTAGAGAAGCTGATGTGGCTTATGAGTTGCCTGCCCATACTACCCGGGCGCAACTTAGCATCGACTTGGTGAACAATGGGGATGTGGAACAACAGGAGAAGATAAACTCCATGCGGTTTATCGTATTCGGCAGCACGCCCGGTGGCGTGAGGCTGGATGTGAATGAACACATCCTGTTGAGCACTCCGGAGACAGCTACTGATATAGATGCGCAACTTCTCGAAGTGACTTCCAGCAATGATATCCTGGTCGTAGTTATTGCCAACGAACCGCAGAGTCTCACAAGCCAACTTGACGGTATAGCTAATCTTTTGACGTTGCAAGAGATGATTTACGACATCTCCAGCATACTGAATAGTGACGGGCAGATTATTTCGGCGACCGGAATGCCTATGACAGGAGTGATCCGGGATATATCCATAGCACCCGATGAAACCAAAACAGTGCAAATGGTAATCGAACGTGCCGTAGCCCGGGTAGATGTCTTTATCGAAGCTATAGACGGCGGGGCAGTGACCGGATATACTGCCGGAAGCACCAGTGTCACCTTGCATAATTTTTCCCACGATAGCTATTTCGTGATGGGAAATGTGGGCAACGGCACGCGTGATAACGCCGACTCTTCAAAAAACTACGGAAAGGTGAAGGAAGACGTGTCGGAAAGCAATTTATTAACGCATAGCTGGACGGCTGCGACTACAGAAACTTGGGCATACTCATCGGCTCCCGGAGCTGAAAACCGGAAGTTGCTTTGCTCGTTCTACACAGCCGAACGCCTATTCAAGTCGGATTATTCCGACCGACTGTCTATCAGTATGGCTAATGTCCTAAAAGGGCCTTCGGACGTCACCGGAATAACCGGGAAAGTAATTGAAAGCGTAACAAAGGTTGACGGCACAGGTAGTCCGACAGCGCAACCTTTTACGGAGATCCGTCGGAACAACGTGTATCAGGTAACGGCACGCGTAGGAAAAATAGGTATTCAGATACTGACGATAAGCGTAGAAGATTGGGGTGAAAGACAAGACATTGATTTGGATATGGACTTGTAA
- a CDS encoding fimbrillin family protein: MIKTINNIRMIMAMAVLSVVLFSCVREEMTCDKELIVVQRIGEGGYVYTRGTVISSNTDLKEETFGLYGSLTPNASVPQPYFNASATVNADLTATISPLQYWPGLLNASMKFFSWYPYSDANAPTASFIDPGEMVLNYTANESAANHVDVLAAISGPVWVEGVNIHFYHTLTKVTFTFKKVAPVPNEVTIEKIEFQNVGKSGNLAMTEIPTTTTKNGKPKFVWSDVVTGKVASTPIGNKTVTEDATLIGDTFLMLPTDAFSATAKIVVTTNFGGREFLFSDILAKNPHSWESGEYINYNLTISNETYQLSATPLEWTESPVNVIFDKQYYLKLSQTKVQTAGDGVTVNIEVKTNYDASPDTGFLPGASLNKSTMDTWPTVNMTQISLSEGVYTYNIQVVMPKFNSGTGTKRETGFYINAGNLQHHVLLSQWREDGEWLTSNVELDSNDNGTGNMRRRKIVFTSGNPGIWEWKITQIQDPDKILLNSETMLETSGVSGDAVYFYFRADAVSGDTARLTLTNTNGDNLPITVTLTAP, from the coding sequence ATGATAAAGACTATAAATAATATTAGGATGATTATGGCAATGGCTGTCCTTTCGGTTGTCCTCTTTTCGTGTGTCAGAGAAGAGATGACGTGTGATAAGGAATTAATTGTTGTGCAACGTATCGGTGAAGGTGGCTATGTCTACACTCGTGGTACGGTAATCTCTTCGAATACCGATCTGAAAGAAGAGACTTTCGGTCTTTACGGCTCACTGACTCCCAATGCTTCTGTTCCCCAACCATACTTCAATGCAAGTGCTACGGTTAACGCCGACCTGACAGCCACCATCTCGCCGTTGCAATATTGGCCAGGATTGTTGAATGCGAGCATGAAGTTCTTCTCCTGGTATCCGTACAGTGATGCGAATGCGCCTACTGCGAGTTTCATTGATCCCGGAGAAATGGTGCTGAATTATACAGCGAATGAATCTGCCGCCAATCATGTCGATGTATTGGCGGCTATATCGGGCCCTGTATGGGTTGAAGGTGTGAATATACACTTCTACCACACATTGACCAAGGTTACCTTTACATTCAAGAAAGTAGCTCCTGTACCGAATGAGGTGACTATCGAGAAAATAGAATTCCAGAATGTAGGAAAAAGCGGTAACCTTGCGATGACTGAAATTCCGACCACCACGACGAAAAACGGCAAACCGAAGTTTGTCTGGAGCGATGTCGTCACCGGGAAGGTCGCTTCTACTCCCATCGGTAACAAAACGGTGACCGAAGATGCCACCTTGATAGGTGATACATTCCTCATGTTGCCGACTGACGCTTTCTCCGCAACCGCCAAAATTGTTGTTACCACCAACTTTGGCGGTCGGGAATTCCTGTTCAGTGATATTCTCGCCAAGAATCCGCATTCTTGGGAATCGGGCGAGTACATCAACTACAATCTTACGATATCCAACGAAACCTATCAGCTTTCAGCTACCCCGCTTGAATGGACGGAAAGCCCGGTGAATGTAATTTTCGATAAACAGTATTATCTCAAATTATCGCAGACCAAGGTACAGACGGCTGGTGATGGGGTCACTGTCAATATAGAAGTGAAAACGAATTATGATGCTAGTCCGGATACAGGATTTCTGCCGGGGGCGTCATTAAACAAAAGTACCATGGATACGTGGCCGACAGTTAATATGACTCAGATATCTCTTTCGGAAGGAGTGTATACGTATAATATCCAGGTTGTGATGCCCAAATTTAATTCAGGAACCGGAACTAAGCGGGAAACAGGCTTTTATATCAATGCTGGTAATCTGCAGCACCATGTACTGTTGAGCCAGTGGAGAGAAGACGGAGAGTGGCTGACCTCAAACGTAGAGTTGGACAGCAACGATAATGGAACCGGAAATATGCGACGTCGCAAGATTGTTTTTACTTCGGGTAATCCGGGAATATGGGAGTGGAAGATAACCCAGATACAGGATCCGGATAAAATTCTGCTTAACAGTGAGACAATGCTCGAAACAAGTGGCGTGAGTGGTGATGCGGTTTACTTCTACTTTAGAGCCGATGCTGTGTCCGGTGATACGGCTAGACTCACACTAACCAATACGAATGGTGATAATCTGCCAATAACGGTGACATTGACCGCACCATAA